Proteins encoded in a region of the Zea mays cultivar B73 chromosome 4, Zm-B73-REFERENCE-NAM-5.0, whole genome shotgun sequence genome:
- the LOC100193467 gene encoding Carbamoyl-phosphate synthase small chain, chloroplastic, with protein sequence MAAPPATAPATARCLSVAKSCWAAERSSSSFVLSAPATGLRQSGSRVLSIRAKVATGLQRACIADDGAERPWKLSDARLVLEDGSVWTAKSFGASGTQVGEVVFNTSLTGYQEILTDPSYAGQFVLMTNPHIGNTGVNPDDEESNQCFLGGLIIRNLSICTSNWRCKETLEKYLIKRNIMGIYDVDTRAITRRLREDGSLIGVLSTDQSLTDNELLEMAQKWKIVGVDLISGVTCDAPYEWSDKTDSEWEFKRDPSSETFHVVAYDFGIKHNILRRLTSYGCKITVVPANWPASEVLNLKPDGVLFSNGPGDPAAVPYAVKTVQEIIGKVPVFGICMGHQLIGQALGGKTFKMKFGHHGGNHPVCDLRSGRVDISAQNHNYAVDPESLPEGAKVTHVNLNDNSCAGLQYSKMKLMSLQYHPESSPGPHDSDTAFGEFIELMKSNRL encoded by the exons ATGGCGGCGCCTCCGGCCACGGCTCCCGCGACCGCCCGATGTCTGTCCGTCGCCAAGTCGTGCTGGGCTGCCGAGCGGAGCTCCAGCTCGTTTGTCCTCTCGGCTCCTGCGACTGGCCTCCGGCAAAGTGGGAGCCGCGTCCTCAGCATCCGTGCCAAG GTTGCCACTGGCCTGCAGAGGGCCTGCATTGCGGATGATGGAG CGGAAAGGCCGTGGAAGCTCAGTGATGCTCGTCTTGTCCTGGAAGATGGATCAGTGTGGACGGCCAAGTCTTTTGGTGCTTCAGGAACACAAGTTGGTGAAGTTGTTTTCAACACATCACTGACAGG CTATCAGGAGATTTTGACCGATCCAAGTTATGCTGGTCAGTTTGTCCTAATGACCAATCCTCATATTGGGAACACTGGCGTTAATCCTG ATGATGAAGAATCAAACCAATGTTTTCTTGGTGGCTTAATCATAAGAAATCTAAGCATATG TACTTCCAACTGGCGATGCAAAGAAACACTTGAGAAGTATCTGATTAAGAGGAACATCATGGGAATAT ATGATGTGGATACACGTGCTATAACACGAAGATTAAGAGAAGATGGTAGTCTTATTGGTGTCTTGAGTACTGATCAGTCTCTGACAGACAATGAGttgttagaaatggcccaaaagtGGAAAATTGTTG GAGTTGATTTGATTAGTGGTGTCACATGTGATGCTCCATATGAATGGTCGGACAAGACTGATTCAGAATGGGAGTTTAAGAGGGATCCGTCAAGTGAAACTTTTCAT GTGGTTGCCTACGACTTTGGTATCAAGCATAATATTTTGAGACGATTGACATCATATGGATGCAAAATAACAGTTGTTCCAGCAAATTGGCCTGCTTCAGAGGTACTCAATTTGAAGCCTGATGGTGTTCTTTTTAGCAATGGTCCTGGGGATCCAGCTGCAGTTCCCTATGCTGTGAAGACGGTACAGGAAATAATTGGGAAGGTTCCTGTTTTTGGCATCTGTATGGGCCACCAATTGATTGGGCAGGCTCTTGGTGGGAAGACATTTAAAATGAAATTTGGACATCATGGCGGGAATCACCCTGTCTGTGATCTCCGTAGTGGACGTGTAGACATAAGTGCACAG AACCATAACTACGCAGTTGACCCAGAATCACTCCCAGAAGGAGCAAAAGTAACTCACGTCAATCTCAACGATAATAGTTGCGCTGGCCTCCAGTACTCCAAGATGAAGCTTATGTCTCTCCAGTACCATCCCGAGTCTTCCCCTGGTCCGCATGACTCCGACACAG CCTTCGGCGAGTTTATAGAGCTCATGAAGAGCAACAGATTGTAA